One genomic window of Gossypium hirsutum isolate 1008001.06 chromosome D11, Gossypium_hirsutum_v2.1, whole genome shotgun sequence includes the following:
- the LOC107912364 gene encoding exocyst complex component SEC15B gives MKSTRPRRKMAPATADAGDSGEKLEQLLISSAICNGEDLGPFVRKAFASGRPETLLHHLRHFSRSKESEIEEVCKAHYQDFILAVDDLRSLLSDVDSLKSSLYDSNSRLQSVGGPLLSSLDSFVEAQNVSKNVDYALQSVTLCIKLMELCSRANHHLSNGSFYMALKCLDSIENDFQDKTPSSTLKKMLESKIPEIRSHIERKISKEFGDWLVEIRVVSRNLGQLAIGQASAARQRAEDLRTKQRQAEEQSRLSLRDCVYALEDDEEEEGLGGYENEGYSYGNNSVLGFDLTPLYRAYHIHQTLGLEDRFKQYYFENRKLQLTSDFQVSSMTPFLESHQTFFAQIAGFFIVEDRILRTGGGLISKTEVENLWETAVSKMCSVLEDQFSRMQTANHLLLIKDYVSLLGVTLRRYGYTVGALLDVLSKHRDKYHELLLSDCRKQISEALAADKFEQMLMKKEYEYSMNVLSFQIQTSDIIPAFPYVAPFSSTVPDCCRIVRSFIEDSVSFMSYGEQLDFYNVKKYLDRLLSEVLDGALLKLISSSVHGVSQAMQVAANMAVFERACDFFFRHAAQLSGIPLRMVEKGKRQFPLNKSRDAAEEMLSGMLKTKVDGFMTLIENVNWMTDEPSQGGNEYVNEVLIYLETLVSTAQQILPPQVLKRVLQDVLSHISEKIVYTLLGDLVKRFNVNAIIGLDVDIRLLESFADNLAPLFSEGDANQLKNALAESRQLINLLLSSHPENFLNPVIRERSYNALDYRKVMTISEKLRDPSDRLFGTFGSRGAKQNSKKKSLDALIKRLRDVS, from the coding sequence atgaagtcAACGAGGCCACGCCGCAAAATGGCGCCGGCCACCGCCGATGCCGGAGACTCCGGAGAAAAGCTGGAACAACTCCTCATTTCTTCCGCTATCTGTAATGGCGAGGACCTCGGTCCTTTCGTCCGCAAAGCGTTCGCTTCTGGTAGGCCTGAAACCCTTCTCCACCACCTCCGTCATTTTTCTCGTTCAAAAGAATCTGAAATCGAAGAAGTTTGCAAGGCTCACTACCAAGATTTCATCCTTGCCGTCGATGATCTTCGATCTCTTCTCTCCGATGTTGATTCTCTCAAATCTTCTCTCTACGACTCCAACTCAAGACTCCAGTCCGTTGGCGGTCCCCTCTTGTCTTCCCTTGACTCCTTCGTCGAAGCACAAAATGTTTCCAAGAACGTGGACTACGCTTTGCAATCGGTGACTTTGTGTATTAAGCTAATGGAGCTCTGCTCAAGAGCTAATCATCACCTCTCAAACGGCAGTTTCTACATGGCCTTGAAATGCTTAGACTCGATTGAGAACGACTTCCAAGACAAAACGCCATCGTCTACTTTAAAAAAGATGCTAGAGAGCAAGATTCCAGAGATTCGATCTCATATCGAGAGAAAAATCAGCAAAGAGTTCGGCGATTGGCTCGTGGAGATTCGCGTGGTGAGTCGCAATTTAGGGCAATTAGCAATCGGACAAGCCTCAGCTGCTAGGCAACGTGCAGAGGATCTGAGAACTAAGCAAAGGCAAGCCGAGGAACAGAGTCGACTCAGCTTGAGAGATTGCGTTTATGCTTTagaagatgatgaagaagaagaaggactTGGAGGGTATGAGAACGAAGGTTATAGTTACGGTAATAACAGCGTGTTAGGGTTTGACTTGACTCCTCTTTATAGAGCTTATCATATTCATCAAACTTTGGGACTCGAAGATCGATTTAAGCAGTATTACTTTGAGAATAGGAAGCTTCAATTAACGTCGGATTTTCAAGTATCTTCTATGACTCCGTTTCTCGAGTCTCATCAAACATTTTTTGCCCAAATTGCGGGGTTTTTTATAGTAGAAGATCGAATTTTAAGGACTGGAGGGGGTTTAATTTCGAAAACGGAGGTTGAGAATTTGTGGGAGACTGCTGTTAGTAAAATGTGCTCTGTCTTAGAGGATCAGTTTTCTAGGATGCAGACTGCCAATCACTTGTTACTGATTAAGGATTATGTGAGTTTGTTAGGAGTTACTTTGCGGAGGTATGGCTACACTGTTGGTGCATTGCTAGATGTTTTGAGTAAGCACAGGGATAAGTACCATGAGTTGTTGTTGTCTGATTGCCGGAAGCAGATTTCAGAAGCATTGGCTGCTGATAAATTTGAGCAGATGTTGATGAAGAAGGAGTATGAGTATTCAATGAATGTTCTATCTTTCCAGATACAAACATCGGATATTATTCCAGCATTTCCTTATGTAGCACCATTTTCATCTACTGTGCCTGATTGTTGTCGGATTGTGAGATCTTTTATTGAAGATTCTGTTAGTTTTATGTCTTATGGTGAGCAGTTGGATTTCTACAATGTTAAGAAGTATTTAGACCGGCTTCTGAGCGAGGTTTTAGATGGGGCTCTTTTGAAGCTTATTAGTTCATCTGTCCATGGGGTTTCTCAAGCAATGCAGGTTGCAGCAAATATGGCTGTTTTTGAGCGTGCTTGTGATTTCTTCTTTCGTCATGCTGCACAGCTTTCAGGCATTCCTTTGAGAATGGTAGAAAAAGGTAAGAGGCAGTTTCCTCTTAACAAATCCCGCGATGCTGCAGAAGAAATGCTTTCCGGGATGCTTAAGACAAAGGTTGATGGTTTCATGACATTGATTGAGAATGTGAACTGGATGACCGATGAACCTTCACAGGGTGGTAATGAATATGTGAATGAGGTCCTAATATATTTGGAGACTCTGGTTTCTACTGCACAACAGATATTGCCACCTCAAGTTCTTAAAAGAGTTCTACAAGATGTTCTTTCTCACATATCAGAGAAGATTGTTTATACTTTACTTGGGGATTTAGTTAAGAGGTTTAATGTAAATGCTATTATAGGGCTTGATGTAGATATTCGCTTGTTAGAATCTTTTGCAGATAACCTGGCTCCTCTGTTTTCTGAAGGGGATGCAAATCAGTTGAAAAATGCACTTGCAGAGTCAAGGCAGTTGATCAATTTGCTTTTGAGCAGTCATCCAGAGAATTTTCTGAATCCGGTAATTAGAGAGAGGAGTTACAATGCCCTGGACTACAGGAAAGTTATGACAATCTCAGAGAAGTTAAGGGACCCTTCAGATCGGCTATTTGGTACCTTTGGGAGCAGGGGTGCCAAGCAGAATTCAAAGAAGAAATCTTTGGATGCATTGATAAAAAGACTCCGGGATGTGAGCTAA
- the LOC107912365 gene encoding uncharacterized protein At5g01610: MALRSVIFLILVSLPASLASANDKLSAYQVLQQYDFPAGILPKGVSGYELNRGTGEFSAHLQGTCNFKIDSYELSYKSTIQGVISPGRITNLKGVSVKVLFFWLDIVQVIHDGDEMEFSVGIASANFPSDNFYESPQCGCGFDCNRFNAFAAASI; the protein is encoded by the coding sequence ATGGCGTTGCGAAGCGTAATCTTCCTGATTCTAGTCTCCCTTCCAGCTTCACTGGCTTCAGCCAACGATAAGCTATCGGCATATCAAGTTCTTCAACAGTACGACTTCCCAGCAGGCATCCTTCCCAAGGGCGTGAGTGGGTACGAATTGAATAGAGGCACGGGTGAGTTTTCAGCTCATTTGCAGGGAACCTGCAACTTCAAAATTGACTCCTACGAACTGAGTTACAAGTCCACCATACAAGGAGTGATCTCCCCAGGCAGGATCACAAACTTGAAAGGTGTGAGCGTTAAGGTTCTCTTCTTCTGGCTTGACATCGTCCAAGTCATCCATGATGGGGACGAGATGGAATTCTCCGTAGGGATCGCCTCCGCTAACTTCCCTAGTGATAACTTTTACGAGTCTCCACAGTGTGGGTGCGGCTTCGACTGCAATCGGTTCAATGCTTTCGCAGCCGCCTCCATTTAA